In Gadus chalcogrammus isolate NIFS_2021 chromosome 23, NIFS_Gcha_1.0, whole genome shotgun sequence, a genomic segment contains:
- the zgc:111976 gene encoding mediator of RNA polymerase II transcription subunit 1 isoform X1, which translates to MMIHYLTAGSWNCERKRILVELHHHMITITLLCFPALYHYINSSPFMCKCFPRYLIILQPCLNIPHIRILPSLQQSGQLPNIKPFLPSNAKEKVRDKTKPCEPLVRCLEKFRALNVFSLNAMMSHLEKIAQQRGMGFHFSEATCYLTADLFYLEVALSLQGGVQDVKVAPHGQPPMSNESLLVLLRSKNFVAFSKKLEGFAALYNVPGNESEDKIKLFTSLQYLGKDLLKISRLPRHIKDYNTRVDTILNGKTGYLTEGKEDCPLTIQFYVSPSDVLKASSSNVWDMEEVGQVGQVMVGLSDVVHVLQMASLLPVPPQLDTQGNPVFMPLSEIPSESFPACFVLRLHPPLPMFSSFLTKIGKMTEMAVPDVDLQWAPFHTILMKGLSDSSSGDEALDQLDREFKVSLPGDLQHRYVLPAAAWAMPALMGTVVGSLPFSRPGHVPDLLEVLRHQCVINTLLASCLAPQTAGPRGSGVDLVFEILMQSETSLAVTFQRPDVDSLAILVVEIPLSGELSCSLFTAGTREVSLEEYTCRVINRCMSIPVTMRALCAKLEKISSSSSSSSSSSSVPPPPDPLHTQTGGDGVTPCPTPSSSETLLASLPPYYNSHNALAPEDEHPVYGSDYFTGATSTPEQVAEVPMTTSPCDASDVPMGEYSNWMSTDCPIAELM; encoded by the exons ATGATGATTCATTATTTAACTGCTGGAAGTTGGAACTGTGAGAGAAAACGCATTTTAGTGGAATTGCATCACCACATGATAACCATAACCCTGCTTTGTTTTCCTGCCCTCTATCATTACATCAACAGTTCACCATTTATGTGCAAGTGCTTTCCACGTTACCTCATCATATTACAACCATGTCTTAATATACCACACATCAGAATCCTGCCGTCCTTACAACAATCAGGACAGTTACCCAACATCAAACCCTTTCTACCTTCAAACGCAAAG GAAAAAGTGAGGGATAAGACTAAACCTTGTGAGCCGCTGGTTCGATGTCTTGAGAAATTCAGAGCTCTCAATg tgttctCACTCAATGCCATGATGTCCCATCTTGAGAAGATAGCCCAGCAACGAGG GATGGGCTTCCACTTCTCTGAGGCCACATGCTACCTGACAGCAGACCTCTTCTACCTGGAGGTGGCGCTGTCCCTCCAGGGGGGGGTTCAGGACGTCAAGGTGGCCCCCCACGGACAGCCCCCCATG TCCAATGAATCCCTGCTGGTGCTCTTGAG GTCAAAGAATTTTGTGGCGTTTTCCAAGAAGTTGGAGGGCTTTGCTGCTCTCTACAACGTACCTGGGAATGAAAG TGAAGACAAAATAAAGTTGTTCACGTCGCTACAGTACCTGGGAAAGGATCTGCTGAAGATTTCTCGGTTACCAAG ACATATCAAGGATTATAACACCAGAGTGGACACGATACTTAACGGCAAGACTGGGTATCTAACTGAAGGAAAGGAAG ATTGCCCTCTGACCATCCAGTTCTACGTCAGTCCCTCCGATGTGCTCAAAGCTTCAAGTTCAA ATGTTTGGGACATGGAGGAGGTAGGCCAGGTGGGCCAGGTGATGGTAGGTCTCAGTGATGTGGTCCATGTTCTGCAGATGGCTTCCCTGCTTCCAGTTCCCCCACAGCTTGATACACAGGG TAATCCAGTGTTTATGCCATTGAGTGAAATACCCAGCGAGAGTTTCCCAGCATGCTTTGTGCTTAGGTTACACCCACCCCTGCCCATGTTCTCCTCCTTTCTGACCAAGATCGGCAAAATGACAG AAATGGCAGTACCAGATGTTGACCTACAGTGGGCGCCATTTCATACAATTCTGATGAAAGGTTTGAGCGACTCCAGTAGTGGTGACGAGGCATTGGACCAGTTGGACCGAGAATTTAAAGTG TCCCTTCCCGGTGACCTCCAGCACCGCTACGTGCTCCCAGCCGCTGCGTGGGCGATGCCCGCCCTGATGGGCACCGTGGTGGGCAGCCTCCCCTTCTCTCGACCCGGCCACGTCCCCGACCTGCTGGAGGTCCTTCGCCACCAGTGTGTCATCAACACCCTGTTGGCCAGCTGCCTCGCCCCCCAGACGGCTGGTCCac GCGGCTCAGGAGTGGACCTGGTGTTTGAGATCCTCATGCAGTCGGAGACCAGCCTGGCCGTGACCTTCCAGAGACCAGACGTTGACTCTCTCGCTATCC tggtggtggagatcCCGCTCTCTGGTGAACTGAGCTGTAGTCTGTTCACCGCCGGGACCAGAGAGGTCTCCCTGGAAGAGTACACCTGCAGGGTCATCAACAG GTGCATGTCCATCCCAGTGACCATGAGGGCGCTCTGTGCTAAGCTGGAGAagatctcctcttcctcttcatcctcctcctcctcctcatcggtCCCTCCTCCCCCGGACCCCCTCCACACCCAGACAGGAGGTGACGGTGTCACTCCGTGTCCTACCCCATCCTCCTCCGAGACCCTCCTCGCGTCCTTGCCGCCGTACTACaattcccacaatgcattggCACCAGAGGACGAGCATCCGGTGTACGGGTCAGACTATTTCACGGGTGCGACCTCCACACCGGAGCAGGTGGCTGAAGTTCCCATGACAACGTCACCCTGTGACGCGAGCGATGTACCCATGGGCGAGTACTCCAATTGGATGAGCACTGACTGCCCAATAGCAGAACTCATGTAA
- the zgc:111976 gene encoding mediator of RNA polymerase II transcription subunit 1 isoform X4, whose product MNTRNIIPDLHVKFGEKTWNETFLLVRRCMEKVRDKTKPCEPLVRCLEKFRALNVFSLNAMMSHLEKIAQQRGMGFHFSEATCYLTADLFYLEVALSLQGGVQDVKVAPHGQPPMSNESLLVLLRSKNFVAFSKKLEGFAALYNVPGNESEDKIKLFTSLQYLGKDLLKISRLPRHIKDYNTRVDTILNGKTGYLTEGKEDCPLTIQFYVSPSDVLKASSSNVWDMEEVGQVGQVMVGLSDVVHVLQMASLLPVPPQLDTQGNPVFMPLSEIPSESFPACFVLRLHPPLPMFSSFLTKIGKMTEMAVPDVDLQWAPFHTILMKGLSDSSSGDEALDQLDREFKVSLPGDLQHRYVLPAAAWAMPALMGTVVGSLPFSRPGHVPDLLEVLRHQCVINTLLASCLAPQTAGPRGSGVDLVFEILMQSETSLAVTFQRPDVDSLAILVVEIPLSGELSCSLFTAGTREVSLEEYTCRVINRCMSIPVTMRALCAKLEKISSSSSSSSSSSSVPPPPDPLHTQTGGDGVTPCPTPSSSETLLASLPPYYNSHNALAPEDEHPVYGSDYFTGATSTPEQVAEVPMTTSPCDASDVPMGEYSNWMSTDCPIAELM is encoded by the exons ATGAATACCCGAAACATAATCCCTGACCTGCACGTCAAATTTGGAGAGAAGACCTGGAACGAGACCTTCCTGCTTGTTCGCAGATGCATG GAAAAAGTGAGGGATAAGACTAAACCTTGTGAGCCGCTGGTTCGATGTCTTGAGAAATTCAGAGCTCTCAATg tgttctCACTCAATGCCATGATGTCCCATCTTGAGAAGATAGCCCAGCAACGAGG GATGGGCTTCCACTTCTCTGAGGCCACATGCTACCTGACAGCAGACCTCTTCTACCTGGAGGTGGCGCTGTCCCTCCAGGGGGGGGTTCAGGACGTCAAGGTGGCCCCCCACGGACAGCCCCCCATG TCCAATGAATCCCTGCTGGTGCTCTTGAG GTCAAAGAATTTTGTGGCGTTTTCCAAGAAGTTGGAGGGCTTTGCTGCTCTCTACAACGTACCTGGGAATGAAAG TGAAGACAAAATAAAGTTGTTCACGTCGCTACAGTACCTGGGAAAGGATCTGCTGAAGATTTCTCGGTTACCAAG ACATATCAAGGATTATAACACCAGAGTGGACACGATACTTAACGGCAAGACTGGGTATCTAACTGAAGGAAAGGAAG ATTGCCCTCTGACCATCCAGTTCTACGTCAGTCCCTCCGATGTGCTCAAAGCTTCAAGTTCAA ATGTTTGGGACATGGAGGAGGTAGGCCAGGTGGGCCAGGTGATGGTAGGTCTCAGTGATGTGGTCCATGTTCTGCAGATGGCTTCCCTGCTTCCAGTTCCCCCACAGCTTGATACACAGGG TAATCCAGTGTTTATGCCATTGAGTGAAATACCCAGCGAGAGTTTCCCAGCATGCTTTGTGCTTAGGTTACACCCACCCCTGCCCATGTTCTCCTCCTTTCTGACCAAGATCGGCAAAATGACAG AAATGGCAGTACCAGATGTTGACCTACAGTGGGCGCCATTTCATACAATTCTGATGAAAGGTTTGAGCGACTCCAGTAGTGGTGACGAGGCATTGGACCAGTTGGACCGAGAATTTAAAGTG TCCCTTCCCGGTGACCTCCAGCACCGCTACGTGCTCCCAGCCGCTGCGTGGGCGATGCCCGCCCTGATGGGCACCGTGGTGGGCAGCCTCCCCTTCTCTCGACCCGGCCACGTCCCCGACCTGCTGGAGGTCCTTCGCCACCAGTGTGTCATCAACACCCTGTTGGCCAGCTGCCTCGCCCCCCAGACGGCTGGTCCac GCGGCTCAGGAGTGGACCTGGTGTTTGAGATCCTCATGCAGTCGGAGACCAGCCTGGCCGTGACCTTCCAGAGACCAGACGTTGACTCTCTCGCTATCC tggtggtggagatcCCGCTCTCTGGTGAACTGAGCTGTAGTCTGTTCACCGCCGGGACCAGAGAGGTCTCCCTGGAAGAGTACACCTGCAGGGTCATCAACAG GTGCATGTCCATCCCAGTGACCATGAGGGCGCTCTGTGCTAAGCTGGAGAagatctcctcttcctcttcatcctcctcctcctcctcatcggtCCCTCCTCCCCCGGACCCCCTCCACACCCAGACAGGAGGTGACGGTGTCACTCCGTGTCCTACCCCATCCTCCTCCGAGACCCTCCTCGCGTCCTTGCCGCCGTACTACaattcccacaatgcattggCACCAGAGGACGAGCATCCGGTGTACGGGTCAGACTATTTCACGGGTGCGACCTCCACACCGGAGCAGGTGGCTGAAGTTCCCATGACAACGTCACCCTGTGACGCGAGCGATGTACCCATGGGCGAGTACTCCAATTGGATGAGCACTGACTGCCCAATAGCAGAACTCATGTAA
- the zgc:111976 gene encoding mediator of RNA polymerase II transcription subunit 1 isoform X3 → MSGMNTRNIIPDLHVKFGEKTWNETFLLVRRCMEKVRDKTKPCEPLVRCLEKFRALNVFSLNAMMSHLEKIAQQRGMGFHFSEATCYLTADLFYLEVALSLQGGVQDVKVAPHGQPPMSNESLLVLLRSKNFVAFSKKLEGFAALYNVPGNESEDKIKLFTSLQYLGKDLLKISRLPRHIKDYNTRVDTILNGKTGYLTEGKEDCPLTIQFYVSPSDVLKASSSNVWDMEEVGQVGQVMVGLSDVVHVLQMASLLPVPPQLDTQGNPVFMPLSEIPSESFPACFVLRLHPPLPMFSSFLTKIGKMTEMAVPDVDLQWAPFHTILMKGLSDSSSGDEALDQLDREFKVSLPGDLQHRYVLPAAAWAMPALMGTVVGSLPFSRPGHVPDLLEVLRHQCVINTLLASCLAPQTAGPRGSGVDLVFEILMQSETSLAVTFQRPDVDSLAILVVEIPLSGELSCSLFTAGTREVSLEEYTCRVINRCMSIPVTMRALCAKLEKISSSSSSSSSSSSVPPPPDPLHTQTGGDGVTPCPTPSSSETLLASLPPYYNSHNALAPEDEHPVYGSDYFTGATSTPEQVAEVPMTTSPCDASDVPMGEYSNWMSTDCPIAELM, encoded by the exons ATG TCAGGGATGAATACCCGAAACATAATCCCTGACCTGCACGTCAAATTTGGAGAGAAGACCTGGAACGAGACCTTCCTGCTTGTTCGCAGATGCATG GAAAAAGTGAGGGATAAGACTAAACCTTGTGAGCCGCTGGTTCGATGTCTTGAGAAATTCAGAGCTCTCAATg tgttctCACTCAATGCCATGATGTCCCATCTTGAGAAGATAGCCCAGCAACGAGG GATGGGCTTCCACTTCTCTGAGGCCACATGCTACCTGACAGCAGACCTCTTCTACCTGGAGGTGGCGCTGTCCCTCCAGGGGGGGGTTCAGGACGTCAAGGTGGCCCCCCACGGACAGCCCCCCATG TCCAATGAATCCCTGCTGGTGCTCTTGAG GTCAAAGAATTTTGTGGCGTTTTCCAAGAAGTTGGAGGGCTTTGCTGCTCTCTACAACGTACCTGGGAATGAAAG TGAAGACAAAATAAAGTTGTTCACGTCGCTACAGTACCTGGGAAAGGATCTGCTGAAGATTTCTCGGTTACCAAG ACATATCAAGGATTATAACACCAGAGTGGACACGATACTTAACGGCAAGACTGGGTATCTAACTGAAGGAAAGGAAG ATTGCCCTCTGACCATCCAGTTCTACGTCAGTCCCTCCGATGTGCTCAAAGCTTCAAGTTCAA ATGTTTGGGACATGGAGGAGGTAGGCCAGGTGGGCCAGGTGATGGTAGGTCTCAGTGATGTGGTCCATGTTCTGCAGATGGCTTCCCTGCTTCCAGTTCCCCCACAGCTTGATACACAGGG TAATCCAGTGTTTATGCCATTGAGTGAAATACCCAGCGAGAGTTTCCCAGCATGCTTTGTGCTTAGGTTACACCCACCCCTGCCCATGTTCTCCTCCTTTCTGACCAAGATCGGCAAAATGACAG AAATGGCAGTACCAGATGTTGACCTACAGTGGGCGCCATTTCATACAATTCTGATGAAAGGTTTGAGCGACTCCAGTAGTGGTGACGAGGCATTGGACCAGTTGGACCGAGAATTTAAAGTG TCCCTTCCCGGTGACCTCCAGCACCGCTACGTGCTCCCAGCCGCTGCGTGGGCGATGCCCGCCCTGATGGGCACCGTGGTGGGCAGCCTCCCCTTCTCTCGACCCGGCCACGTCCCCGACCTGCTGGAGGTCCTTCGCCACCAGTGTGTCATCAACACCCTGTTGGCCAGCTGCCTCGCCCCCCAGACGGCTGGTCCac GCGGCTCAGGAGTGGACCTGGTGTTTGAGATCCTCATGCAGTCGGAGACCAGCCTGGCCGTGACCTTCCAGAGACCAGACGTTGACTCTCTCGCTATCC tggtggtggagatcCCGCTCTCTGGTGAACTGAGCTGTAGTCTGTTCACCGCCGGGACCAGAGAGGTCTCCCTGGAAGAGTACACCTGCAGGGTCATCAACAG GTGCATGTCCATCCCAGTGACCATGAGGGCGCTCTGTGCTAAGCTGGAGAagatctcctcttcctcttcatcctcctcctcctcctcatcggtCCCTCCTCCCCCGGACCCCCTCCACACCCAGACAGGAGGTGACGGTGTCACTCCGTGTCCTACCCCATCCTCCTCCGAGACCCTCCTCGCGTCCTTGCCGCCGTACTACaattcccacaatgcattggCACCAGAGGACGAGCATCCGGTGTACGGGTCAGACTATTTCACGGGTGCGACCTCCACACCGGAGCAGGTGGCTGAAGTTCCCATGACAACGTCACCCTGTGACGCGAGCGATGTACCCATGGGCGAGTACTCCAATTGGATGAGCACTGACTGCCCAATAGCAGAACTCATGTAA
- the zgc:111976 gene encoding mediator of RNA polymerase II transcription subunit 1 isoform X2 produces MTSLRGNSRDRSLADCMPWARLSLTEQTTPAHRGHSKKHGMNTRNIIPDLHVKFGEKTWNETFLLVRRCMEKVRDKTKPCEPLVRCLEKFRALNVFSLNAMMSHLEKIAQQRGMGFHFSEATCYLTADLFYLEVALSLQGGVQDVKVAPHGQPPMSNESLLVLLRSKNFVAFSKKLEGFAALYNVPGNESEDKIKLFTSLQYLGKDLLKISRLPRHIKDYNTRVDTILNGKTGYLTEGKEDCPLTIQFYVSPSDVLKASSSNVWDMEEVGQVGQVMVGLSDVVHVLQMASLLPVPPQLDTQGNPVFMPLSEIPSESFPACFVLRLHPPLPMFSSFLTKIGKMTEMAVPDVDLQWAPFHTILMKGLSDSSSGDEALDQLDREFKVSLPGDLQHRYVLPAAAWAMPALMGTVVGSLPFSRPGHVPDLLEVLRHQCVINTLLASCLAPQTAGPRGSGVDLVFEILMQSETSLAVTFQRPDVDSLAILVVEIPLSGELSCSLFTAGTREVSLEEYTCRVINRCMSIPVTMRALCAKLEKISSSSSSSSSSSSVPPPPDPLHTQTGGDGVTPCPTPSSSETLLASLPPYYNSHNALAPEDEHPVYGSDYFTGATSTPEQVAEVPMTTSPCDASDVPMGEYSNWMSTDCPIAELM; encoded by the exons ATGACTAGCCTCCGAGGTAACTCCCGAGACAGGTCCCTAGCAGACTGCATGCCCTGGGCTCGGCTCAGTCTGACGGAACAGACAACGCCCGCCCACCGGGGACACAGCAAAAAACACG GGATGAATACCCGAAACATAATCCCTGACCTGCACGTCAAATTTGGAGAGAAGACCTGGAACGAGACCTTCCTGCTTGTTCGCAGATGCATG GAAAAAGTGAGGGATAAGACTAAACCTTGTGAGCCGCTGGTTCGATGTCTTGAGAAATTCAGAGCTCTCAATg tgttctCACTCAATGCCATGATGTCCCATCTTGAGAAGATAGCCCAGCAACGAGG GATGGGCTTCCACTTCTCTGAGGCCACATGCTACCTGACAGCAGACCTCTTCTACCTGGAGGTGGCGCTGTCCCTCCAGGGGGGGGTTCAGGACGTCAAGGTGGCCCCCCACGGACAGCCCCCCATG TCCAATGAATCCCTGCTGGTGCTCTTGAG GTCAAAGAATTTTGTGGCGTTTTCCAAGAAGTTGGAGGGCTTTGCTGCTCTCTACAACGTACCTGGGAATGAAAG TGAAGACAAAATAAAGTTGTTCACGTCGCTACAGTACCTGGGAAAGGATCTGCTGAAGATTTCTCGGTTACCAAG ACATATCAAGGATTATAACACCAGAGTGGACACGATACTTAACGGCAAGACTGGGTATCTAACTGAAGGAAAGGAAG ATTGCCCTCTGACCATCCAGTTCTACGTCAGTCCCTCCGATGTGCTCAAAGCTTCAAGTTCAA ATGTTTGGGACATGGAGGAGGTAGGCCAGGTGGGCCAGGTGATGGTAGGTCTCAGTGATGTGGTCCATGTTCTGCAGATGGCTTCCCTGCTTCCAGTTCCCCCACAGCTTGATACACAGGG TAATCCAGTGTTTATGCCATTGAGTGAAATACCCAGCGAGAGTTTCCCAGCATGCTTTGTGCTTAGGTTACACCCACCCCTGCCCATGTTCTCCTCCTTTCTGACCAAGATCGGCAAAATGACAG AAATGGCAGTACCAGATGTTGACCTACAGTGGGCGCCATTTCATACAATTCTGATGAAAGGTTTGAGCGACTCCAGTAGTGGTGACGAGGCATTGGACCAGTTGGACCGAGAATTTAAAGTG TCCCTTCCCGGTGACCTCCAGCACCGCTACGTGCTCCCAGCCGCTGCGTGGGCGATGCCCGCCCTGATGGGCACCGTGGTGGGCAGCCTCCCCTTCTCTCGACCCGGCCACGTCCCCGACCTGCTGGAGGTCCTTCGCCACCAGTGTGTCATCAACACCCTGTTGGCCAGCTGCCTCGCCCCCCAGACGGCTGGTCCac GCGGCTCAGGAGTGGACCTGGTGTTTGAGATCCTCATGCAGTCGGAGACCAGCCTGGCCGTGACCTTCCAGAGACCAGACGTTGACTCTCTCGCTATCC tggtggtggagatcCCGCTCTCTGGTGAACTGAGCTGTAGTCTGTTCACCGCCGGGACCAGAGAGGTCTCCCTGGAAGAGTACACCTGCAGGGTCATCAACAG GTGCATGTCCATCCCAGTGACCATGAGGGCGCTCTGTGCTAAGCTGGAGAagatctcctcttcctcttcatcctcctcctcctcctcatcggtCCCTCCTCCCCCGGACCCCCTCCACACCCAGACAGGAGGTGACGGTGTCACTCCGTGTCCTACCCCATCCTCCTCCGAGACCCTCCTCGCGTCCTTGCCGCCGTACTACaattcccacaatgcattggCACCAGAGGACGAGCATCCGGTGTACGGGTCAGACTATTTCACGGGTGCGACCTCCACACCGGAGCAGGTGGCTGAAGTTCCCATGACAACGTCACCCTGTGACGCGAGCGATGTACCCATGGGCGAGTACTCCAATTGGATGAGCACTGACTGCCCAATAGCAGAACTCATGTAA